A single window of Coffea eugenioides isolate CCC68of chromosome 7, Ceug_1.0, whole genome shotgun sequence DNA harbors:
- the LOC113778348 gene encoding monosaccharide-sensing protein 2-like: protein MRGAVLVAIAAVVGNFVQGWDNATIAGSVLYIKREFNLQTQPTVEGLIVAMSLIGATVITTFSGSVADWLGRRPMLVISSVLYFLGGLVMLWAPNVYVLLLGRLLDGFGVGLAVTLVPLYISETAPTEIRGLLNTLPQFAGSAGMFLSYCMVFGMSLQDSPSWRLMLGILSIPSLAYFALAVFFLPESPRWLVSKGQMQEAKKVLQRLRGREDVTGEMALLVEGLGVGGETSIEEYIIGPDNELNDNQDHEVEKDQIKLYGAQEGLSWIAKPVRGQSTLGLSRHGSLANQNVPLMDPMVTLFGSVHEKLPETGSMRSMLFSNFGSMLSVAEHPGKNENWDEEAQDYGEHHISDASGAESDDNLRSPLLSRQGTNTDKDAVSRGANASFMHGHAGEEVGSMGIGGGWQLAYRKDEKAGGGLKRIYLREEGVPGSQRGSILSLPGADVPVDGECIHAAALVSQSVLRLEDVSGQSSIIEAVDKPSESAVKGPSWRDLLEPGVKHALIVGILIQILQQFSGINGVLYYTPQILEQAGVGVLLSNMGIGSDSSSFLISGVTTLLMLPSIGVAMKLMDVAGRRLLLLSTLPFLLLSLVILVLGNVINLGNTAHAVVSTISVVVYFCCFVMGFGPVPNILCAEIFPTRTRGLCIAICALVFWICDIIVTYSLPVMLSSIGLAGVFGIYAVVCAISWVFVFLKVPETKGMPLEVITEFFAVGAKQVAAKEQ from the exons ATGAGGGGAGCTGTACTGGTAGCAATTGCTGCCGTAGTTGGGAACTTTGTACAGGGATGGGATAATGCAACAATAGCAG GTTCTGTTCTTTACATCAAAAGGGAATTTAATCTTCAAACTCAGCCAACGGTGGAGGGGCTAATTGTTGCTATGTCACTTATTGGAGCCACAGTTATAACAACATTCTCTGGGTCTGTGGCAGATTGGCTAGGACGGCGTCCAATGCTAGTAATTTCATCTGTCCTGTATTTCCTTGGCGGGTTGGTGATGTTGTGGGCTCCAAATGTATATGTCCTGCTTTTAGGAAGGCTATTGGATGGATTTGGAGTTGGCCTCGCAGTTACACTTGTTCCTCTTTATATTTCTGAGACAGCCCCAACAGAAATAAGAGGGCTATTGAACACTCTTCCACAGTTTGCTGGTTCTGCAGGAATGTTTTTGTCATACTGCATGGTCTTTGGAATGTCATTGCAAGATTCTCCCAGTTGGAGGCTAATGCTTGGGATTCTTTCAATCCCTTCTCTAGCATATTTTGCATTGGCTGTTTTTTTCTTGCCTGAATCTCCAAGGTGGCTTGTCAGTAAAGGGCAGATGCAGGAGGCGAAAAAAGTGTTACAGAGACTACGTGGCAGGGAGGACGTGACAG GTGAAATGGCTTTATTGGTTGAAGGCCTGGGAGTTGGAGGTGAAACATCCATTGAGGAATATATAATTGGTCCTGACAATGAACTTAACGACAACCAGGACCATGAAGTTGAGAAGGACCAAATCAAGTTGTATGGAGCTCAAGAGGGTCTTTCCTGGATTGCAAAACCTGTCAGGGGACAGAGTACTCTTGGTCTTTCCCGTCATGGGAGTTTGGCAAATCAGAATGTGCCTCTTATGGATCCCATGGTCACTCTATTTGGCAGTGTTCATGAAAAGCTGCCAGAAACAGGCAGTATGCGAAGCATGCTGTTTTCCAACTTTGGCAGCATGTTAAGTGTGGCAGAGCATCCgggtaaaaatgaaaattgggATGAGGAGGCACAAGACTATGGTGAACATCATATATCTGATGCTTCTGGTGCTGAATCTGATGACAACTTAAGGAGTCCATTGCTCTCAAGACAGGGTACAAATACAGACAAGGATGCAGTCTCACGTGGAGCCAATGCGAGCTTCATGCACGGACATGCTGGTGAAGAAGTTGGTAGCATGGGTATTGGTGGTGGTTGGCAGCTTGCATATAGGAAAGATGAGAAAGCTGGAGGAGGACTCAAGAGAATCTATTTACGTGAGGAGGGTGTCCCTGGATCACAACGTGGGTCCATTTTATCATTACCAGGTGCAGATGTTCCTGTAGATGGTGAATGTATACATGCTGCTGCTCTTGTGAGCCAATCTGTTCTCCGCTTAGAGGATGTCAGCGGTCAAAGCTCCATCATAGAAGCAGTGGATAAACCATCTGAGTCTGCTGTTAAGGGGCCTAGTTGGAGGGATCTTCTTGAACCAGGAGTCAAACACGCACTCATTGTCGGAATACTAATTCAAATACTTCAGCAG TTTTCAGGCATAAATGGGGTACTCTACTATACTCCACAAATTCTTGAACAAGCGGGTGTAGGAGTTCTTCTATCAAACATGGGCATTGGTTCAGATTCTTCATCTTTCCTTATAAGTGGTGTTACAACCTTGTTGATGCTTCCAAGCATAGGCGTTGCTATGAAGTTGATGGATGTTGCAGGCAGGAG GTTGCTTCTGCTGAGTACATTGCCCTTCTTGTTATTGTCTCTGGTCATTCTAGTCCTAGGCAATGTTATTAACTTGGGAAATACTGCCCATGCTGTTGTCTCCACGATCAGTGTTGTGGTTTATTTCTGCTGCTTTGTCATGGGCTTTGGTCCAGTTCCAAACATCCTCTGTGCAGAGATCTTTCCTACCCGAACCCGTGGCCTTTGCATAGCTATATGTGCTCTTGTATTTTGGATTTGCGACATTATTGTCACCTACAGTCTACCTGTAATGCTCTCCTCCATCGGCCTTGCTGGTGTTTTTGGCATCTATGCTGTTGTCTGTGCCATATCATGGGTTTTCGTCTTCTTAAAGGTTCCTGAAACAAAGGGCATGCCCCTTGAAGTCATTACTGAGTTTTTTGCTGTTGGTGCAAAGCAAGTTGCAGCAAAAGAACAATAG
- the LOC113778001 gene encoding transcription factor SRM1-like translates to MELSNLSCYPFNEDAILSFTCSPVRSKDSEWTFEEEKLFENALAVYDLNSWDLFEKIAIKVPGKTIEQIKQHFQLLVEDVNFIETWSGPLPNCRTTNNVEPESTPNSTLTSVENRQKKKGTRWTKEEHENFLLGLKKYGKGDWRSISRNSVLTKTPTQVASHAQKYFIRLAKLSTTSNPLSSAASQGKSKIKMTPPSQRVAAYSSASIFYQSPTTATSIIKRT, encoded by the exons ATGGAGTTATCAAATCTCTCTTGCTACCCCTTTAATGAAGATGCAATATTGTCCTTCACTTGTTCACCAGTACGATCAAAGGATTCGGAATGGACTTTTGAGGAAGAGAAACTTTTTGAAAATGCCCTTGCTGTCTATGACCTTAATTCTTGGGATTTGTTTGAGAAGATTGCTATCAAGGTCCCCGGAAAGACAATTGAACAAATTAAACAGCATTTTCAATTGCTAGTTGAAGATGTTAATTTCATTGAAACATGGAGTGGTCCACTGCCCAATTGCAGAACAACCAACAATGTAGAGCCTGAATCAACTCCAAATAGCACTTTAACTTCTGTTGAAAATCGgcagaaaaagaaaggaactcGTTGGACTAAGGAAGAACACGA GAACTTTCTACTTGGTTTGAAAAAGTATGGCAAAGGAGATTGGAGAAGTATTTCAAGGAATAGTGTATTGACAAAGACACCAACTCAAGTTGCAAGTCATGCCCAAAAGTACTTCATTCGCCTCGCGAAGTTATCAACCACCTCAAATCCTCTATCCTCAGCTGCTTCTCAAGGCAAATCTAAGATTAAAATGACTCCTCCATCTCAACGCGTTGCTGCTTATAGTAGTGCCTCTATATTCTACCAGTCACCTACTACAGCTACATCTATCATTAAAAGGACATAA